Sequence from the Triplophysa rosa linkage group LG22, Trosa_1v2, whole genome shotgun sequence genome:
TagagtttatttgaaaatagtCCTTATCCAGTTACTCTTGTTACTCATTTTTAACTTACATTGAGACAGTCGCCGATATTTTCGAACAgccaaaacatttcacaaagtTTATTCAGAAAAGTCCTTATCCGGTTACAGTTACAGCTACATACTCTTACCTTTAATTTTCTACTTACGTACATCTTTCATTGAGACAGTCGCCCACCTCCTAACACCTGTCTCGCACAGCCAAACATCTTCTAGTTTATCTACAAAAGTCTTCATCCTGTTACGTTTGCTACACGCTAGAATTCCTTTCAACTCTTTCTCCGCCATGTTTTGAACAAAGTCCAAAGCCAGATCTTTGATGGccccaaaaatattttcttcaatGAACATACAATATGTCAAATTAAAGAACAAAGCCTCTGattttaaaggaaaaataaaactttattttatcacattttcttttgttctttatcTTTAGAATGTAAGTAGGTTTGTTCAAAAATAGATCTTAAACTAAAAGTTGAGAAATTAGCATTTTGGTCAAAGCCTTTGTCAACATAGATAAAGTATTTGCTGCTTTTGGATCGGCAGATTTTGTACTCGTTCAAACGTATCACAGCGCCCCCTACTGTATAACACTAAAGACATGAAAAGCCGAATATTTCCGTAAATGGCAGCATTGTCTcatgaaataaaaatctgtcaatggCGGAAAAAGAGTTAAGCTTCCTTTTATTAACAAACTTCATTAAGACGGACATCAACATACACAAACTGTTTTTCAACATGCTTAAAACTTTCGGCAACACGCGCAAACCCTCAACAACATTCGCTTAACATTCTTCCAACTTTCTGTTGCTTTTTTATCCTTAGTAAGCGCTGAGTTTAATTTTTGCAGTCTGGGTGTTCAGAACAGGTAATCAGGCCACAACTCAAGGACATCAAGGTGACCATgcgacacaaacacatacacatgaacacGTGACCCTGTTCACACAGaacaaaacaagcacagaaTACTCCCTATACTCTGCCGCTGTTGTCTGACTGCACCCTTACTTGCTATTCGTCCTTGACTGACAAAAGCTGCAGCCAATCAGGTCACATCATCTGCAGCCACAGTGGTTGCTATTGGCCAACAAATGAATGATGTCATAACAGCAGGACATAGTCCCTTACATTCTGAAGGACAAAAGGGTGAACAGCTATTAAACAAACCCATGCACACACAATCATTTTGCAGAGTCGCATGTGACAGGcatgaacaggaagtgacatcaccctgctaaaaaaaagcgctaatgttttgtgttttggatgCTGATTCCCATCATGGAATGCTGGTGTGTTAATGCTGATAAATCAACTTCACAAAGTTTTGCTGGTAAATGGTTTGGTAACGCTGCCCCAAACTAGAGCTAACCAACATAAACGCATGAAATAAAAATCGATGCTGGTTTCTGCAGCAGGAAAGACACCCGTGGAATTACAAAGAGCTTGTTCGCTCCCACATCCCTTCTGCTTCCATGTCACAGCACTTCCTTGCGGTTATGTGTCAATTATGACATCCAGAGAGGGTCGTCAGTCAACATCTCCACGCAGATTAAAATGCCCAGACTTGACTCAGCCATTAAAATGATCAACTGTGCGCGTGAGCCAAGTGTTTACACACGTGTGCCCACGCcgcaaataaataacagaagcgAATTTCACATCCTTCTGTTTTTTTCACACTCCACCACGCACGTACTAACACTTCTGAACACCGTGTCATTGATCAGCTCTCCACAAtttaaatttgcatattaaaatgTCTCGTCTGCGCTGGTTGAACGAGTCGAACGTTTGGAGTAAATAATTCAAGCAATCGTGGCTGGACTGCATGTACGAATTCCATCAAAGAACTATCAAGCAACAGCCCCGTAATAATCTCGATAGTCTGCCAATGATACGGATGCCGCGCAGAGCGCACTGGCCATTAAACATGAATGGAGTTGTCACGAGAGAATTTACTTGCTTTTCTTTTTCGCCCGCAGGTAAATGTTACATCCGAACCAAAACAGATGCTTTGGGTTGTGGATTCGCTTTAAACTCATCATCGCTGTCAAGATCAAATCAAGTCTGGTGTTGTTTACAATAAAAGACAGCAgaagaatgtaaatgtaatctaatgtgttttgttgagATCTGATTCTGTCCCACATAATGAATTCTGGCAGGTATTAGTCTACACCCGCTGTCCAATAGAAATGGATTCTTCATGAATGAcccaataaaaaacaatttatacTCCCTCCTTTAGTTTAAAGCTTCGACTGGCACAGAAAACAGAGGGCAGATGTTCGCAATGTGATGGCAAAAAATGAACCAGCAAGGGTCTCATATGCTAGAATCAAAATGgggatattaaaaaataatctctctctcttttgctctcACACATAAAGTCACCTAACAAATCGCTTTAACAAAAAGAAACCATAGGGAAAGAAAGTCAATATATTTAGTGGAAACCTGGCAGGATGGATGatgtttgtattttgctttATAGCCACTGAATTTTTGGCAGACGGACACTATGTGTAGGGCTTGAGGGGGCGTATTTCTGAAACATGGCTTTGCATGGGAGTGTGGACTCATATGTCTGTGAAGCAATCCGTGGGATGGGGGTCCTCTCACCCTGCATTTAGCCAGGGGCCGCTGTCTGATCTTGCCCCACTCTTCCTGCCCCATtgcatgatgggaaatggaGTTCTCAATAGTAGTCCCTCACCCTCCCTGTGTGTGGCCCCCGTGCTATGAAGCATCAGCTCTGGGGGCCTCTTTCCTGCCGTTCTGGTGGGAGGGGGAGTCTGAAGTCTTTACGGTTTTGCGTGGAGGACTCTGCTCAGCAACAAGCGCATGCAGCGAAGGTTCCTTGTACATGGCCACTGAAGGAAATGGAGGAGAACAAAGAGAGATTGATGTTATTTTAGGCAACAACAGACGAACGCAAATAAATTACTGTCTCATAAATAGTGCAACCATTCAGATCCAAACGCAAATGGAAGCCGAATGTTCAAGATTGTCCAAATGTGAAACtgaatgaaatatttcattccaaaacaaaaattctggaCTCGTTTACTCACTGCcatgttgttccaaagctgtatagctttcttttgtgaaatagaaaaagttttttttaagaaagtgCATCCATAAAAAGCTCcataaaaatgtcattctttCTGTCATTTTCCTGTACCTCATAACCAAATGACATTAAACCTCTTGCAGGAAGTCTAATGGGCCATTTTGACTAGAGAACCACAGCGGATACTAAGAttttcagtaaataatgaatgttGGTCTTTTCATCAAACTAACCTATAGTACAGACTGCTTTTTGATTCTTTAATAGTGCTTTTCATTTTGTCAGCTTTAGTCTCacttccctttcattacacaaaaaatgtacatttacatttattcatttggcagatgccttATCCCACACTTGAGGAAATTGTCagtatattctttaaaaaataatattttgtagaCCAAGAAAGGTCACATGGTTTTGAAACTGTATGGTGGCGGGTAAATGATGATACAATTATgtcaattttgggtgaaatatccctttaaaggtccaatgtgtcattttggggaggatctgttgacagaaatgcaatataatatacataactatgtcttcagaggtgtataaagaccttacataatgaagcattatgttttgaatatcttagaaagagctatttctatctacaaagtacagtacatataccgcgggtccccttacatggaattcaccatgttgtttctacagtagccctaaacggacaaactgctctacagagtttcataaatacgttatctccttcagcaaagatgcgaaaacgtgacaacatcttagctCTGTGTCAGCCGTTTGTGTGTCAAATCcaaaaatgcttttaaccaaatcTACATCTGACAAGAGACCGTTTTGATCTGCTTGTCTTCAATCTATTCAAAAATCTGATCTGACCTTCGATGACTTTAGGTAGAAAGTGTGCGGCCGCTTTGGTCTTCTTCACACGGTTGCCCTTCATCACTTGGCCGTCCCGGTTGATGCCGATATACCACGACCGTCCCGACTGGCTTTGGCGGTACAGCAAAGAGGAGTACGTCACGTAGTAATTCTCGAACACGCTCTCTTTGAATTTACACTCTGGGTTGAAGTTCTCctgtcaaaacacaaacatgctaataaGATCTTTCATCTGAATTGCATGCACATTCATGTGCATGAACACAAGAAACAGTTTGCACGTTATGAACCAAAATAACATTGTTTGTACATTTGACTGGTTGGGTTGCATATATTGAAAGTAAATGAAAACCTCTTTATGGTGTTTCTTCGAAAGCAATGTTCTCCAGAAAGCAGGAGGTAGATTATTCTACTCTAACTGCGCATTCATTTGCATGACTGATGATTTTAATACTGGCCCCAAAGGTACATGCTTACAGCACAACCCACAAATCAACGAGATACTTGAAATGTCACGGCCTTAGATGAAGAAAAATACCTTCCACTTTCCAGCTAAAATTTTAATTTGGTCGGTTCAGAAGATAACCTCGCGGCTTCCATTCATCTCCCCGCCGCTTACAGCTCATCCCACCAATCCGAGCCACTGTTGCCGGATGACTGTAACCAAGAGCGACATGTATACATCTCTCTTAGTCTTCGTCAGGGTCCTTGCCCTGTCAGAGAGCAGACCCAATCAGCAGGATTGATTTAGCGAGGGTAGCCAAGCAGAAATGGCTGACTGAGACCTTTCAGCAACCCAACGGAGATTGAGGGAATCGGATGGAGATAGCGAAGGACAGACGGAAGACATGCGGGCATCTGGAAGAGCACAAAAGGGTTACGGTGTTCTTCTCCCCGCAATATGAAGCAGCTCAGCTCGATTTGAGTGAAAACCAGCGAATGCGGGCAAATTTTTTTGGCTGTCTGTTTTTAGTCCATGCAGCACTCAGTAGTTTTTCTAAGAATTGTCTTCATCAGCTCTGTTGGTTTTTTATCTTTCTCTCATTTTATCCAGCCCACCCTCCCTCCAACCCTACGCATCAAACTAAGCAGCTTTTGGCTCCATTTGATGTCCTAGGAATCTCCATCACAGACTGAGATCAATACATGATTAGCCTCAAGGAATACTAATGACAATCTAATCGTGTGAATCAAGTTACCCATCGGGGAACTGAAGGACATCAACTCAAGCCTCCAACCTTTTAAAATACGACCTGAAAATTGACCTCTGAACTCATTTGTTCAAAATACATCACATGCTACATTATAAGCTTGTGGCAGCCATAGGAATCGCAGGCGATGTTGTGCTGTTACACAAACTGTGTTTCCGTAACCTACTTGTAgctctaaaacaaaaaaattgagttACTACAGTACATTATTTAACTTTATTACAGCcattatatttaatgtattttctaaacaaaatgattttaattgaTAGACATCATATCCAAAACAATGCATACAAAGCTGTCAAAATGTACAAATTTAATGTAGATAAAGACGACGATCACTTTTACAGATCATAATTAATCTACACAGAATACAACCCAAAATCCCCAAAGTTTCGCTATAAACTGTTTCATCATCTAGATTTAGATTTACTGAATAAAAAGTGTTTATAGGCTACAGTGATGTAACCACAATATTTAGATGAgcatatttttacattcaatCCTCTTATATCTTATATTTGGACAAGGTGTACCGCCACACGCCTTGAAAAGTGAGACCAAAGCATTTCTTTCGCCCCAtggtggctggctgcagtatAGGTCATAAACCACACCCTCTCCGTGTAAAATAAAGCAACCTATAAAAGAAGTAAATGAGGGACCCTTCATCCATCCTTTTTACGGTCTATGATTTGAACGCATCCAATATGCAATGCTTGCACGCATGGTGCAAAACTGGCTTTATTCTACATCAAACAGAAATAAAGCCAAAACCAAACTTGACCTCTATTCCCAAGCCCAAGTTGGACTCTGACTCTATCTCTCTAAAAGATTTCTATGACCATTCTAGATGTCCAGCTGTGTCAATGTGAGAGTTCACATTGAGATGTATCTTGATTATGGGGATAAATAAAAAGCTAATCCTCATTGAGGGAGTTAGACAGGCTTGTCCTGAAGGAATAAACTGAAATGACATCTTGAGAAAGAAGTAATATCCGGCCTGCGTGCCGAGAATTCCGATGACCGCTTCAGCCTCTTTACAATGCAGAGCAAATCTCTGAAGTTTCCCTTGCTCCGCCCCCTCTCGTCCTCATCTCCACCTACTCCCCACCTCCCATCATTTTCTCCATCCATGTACACAATGTCGGATTATATCTCTTTCACCTGGTCGTAATAAAAACACACCCCTTTATGAACGTGTGGCAACACTACACGACTAGATCTGTTAACTGGATATAAACACAGAGATAAACGTCTGGCTTTTATCAATAAAAGGGGTTTATACACACTTAAGGAGTATTATGGAATTATTATGGAAAGtaaatgggggcaaattttgaagtaaaCTATTCCTATATGGTGAAAAATCGAATCTTTTTCAATCTATTTGTTGAAGTATAGTCCCACATTCAAGCCacattctttcatttttgtAGCCTAAACAGGTATATGGTGTGACATCAATCttctacaaaaatgtaaatagtcataatgtgtctaaaataaacataaagcCTACTTTGTGTTATAATGAATTCAGGTTTTTATGCTTTTAAACAGAGTATATTAACACCATCAATatattttctgtgtattttcaGAAAGACACCAAAAAATCCTTCTTAACCTTCAGACGTCCTTCACAGACGTTTTTGGTCTTTCCTGGTTGAGAAAACCCTTAATTGTATGAATAATACAATGTTTAGATAAAGGATATgctatgtgttttttttttagagaaaCTGTTCCTATAGCTACTGTATCATGTACTGTAATAATACTAATACTGTattaaagatatttgaaagaatgcttgcaaccaaaccttggccacca
This genomic interval carries:
- the fgf11b gene encoding fibroblast growth factor 13 isoform X2, whose amino-acid sequence is MLSDGTMDGIRDENSCFSQFNLIPVGLRIVAIQGAKTGFYLGMNSEGYLYTSENFNPECKFKESVFENYYVTYSSLLYRQSQSGRSWYIGINRDGQVMKGNRVKKTKAAAHFLPKVIEVAMYKEPSLHALVAEQSPPRKTVKTSDSPSHQNGRKEAPRADAS